The Mesobacillus jeotgali genome window below encodes:
- a CDS encoding alpha/beta hydrolase, translating into MKHIFNKGKVPTKPTLLLFHGTGGNELDLLPLAGMIDDEASVLSVRGNVLENGMPRFFRRLAEGVFDEQDLIFRTKELNEFLDEAAEKYGFDRDNVIAVGYSNGANIAASLLFHYQNALKGAILHHPMVPRRGIDLPELTGTSVFIAAGTNDPICSPQESEELKSLLEKASADVELHWENRGHQLTQQEVQAAAKWYHERF; encoded by the coding sequence ATGAAACATATATTCAATAAGGGAAAGGTCCCGACAAAACCAACATTGTTATTGTTTCACGGCACAGGAGGCAATGAACTGGATCTGCTGCCTCTTGCCGGAATGATCGATGATGAAGCATCAGTATTAAGTGTCCGCGGGAACGTCTTGGAAAACGGAATGCCTCGATTTTTCCGCAGACTGGCGGAGGGTGTTTTCGATGAGCAGGATCTGATTTTCCGCACAAAGGAATTGAATGAATTCCTTGATGAAGCAGCAGAAAAGTACGGCTTTGACCGCGACAATGTGATTGCCGTCGGCTATTCAAATGGGGCGAATATCGCAGCAAGCCTGCTATTCCACTATCAGAATGCATTGAAAGGCGCCATTCTCCATCACCCAATGGTTCCAAGGAGGGGCATTGACCTGCCAGAACTGACAGGAACATCGGTATTCATTGCGGCTGGAACAAACGACCCGATCTGCTCGCCGCAGGAGTCAGAAGAGTTGAAGTCCCTACTGGAAAAAGCCAGTGCGGATGTAGAGCTTCATTGGGAGAATAGAGGGCATCAGTTGACCCAGCAGGAAGTGCAAGCAGCGGCTAAGTGGTATCATGAGAGATTCTAA
- a CDS encoding STAS domain-containing protein: MNNIDDLREEIKIYFNDKGEIFEGNLLSQAVNVSGKITEILEKGNIDLLKNARKLIFFIIDQNEKDLIAFAEEEGIAWAGHSLTLSLKLEWVQAIRRTFWQIIGDIDEEKNLTDGKKDFYEMEEFINEQIDQFLNNFFLSYSKYKDQMLHKQREMVEHLSVPIIPVSETVSVLPLIGTIDSFRIRIIEEKVLNEIANTRFQNLVIDLSGVAMMDKDVIDYFQKILTGVAMMGCKGILTGLRPDLVRKMVHGGILFEKDTETRGTLKETLKNYL; this comes from the coding sequence TTGAATAACATAGATGATTTAAGAGAAGAAATAAAAATCTACTTTAATGATAAAGGTGAAATATTTGAAGGGAATTTGCTCTCTCAAGCAGTTAATGTTTCAGGGAAAATCACGGAGATTTTAGAAAAAGGGAACATTGACCTTTTAAAAAACGCCAGGAAGTTAATTTTCTTCATAATTGATCAAAATGAAAAAGATTTAATCGCTTTTGCAGAGGAGGAGGGAATTGCCTGGGCAGGACATTCTCTAACTCTGTCTTTAAAATTAGAATGGGTTCAAGCAATCAGAAGAACTTTTTGGCAGATAATTGGGGATATTGATGAAGAAAAGAACCTGACTGATGGAAAAAAAGATTTTTATGAAATGGAAGAATTCATAAACGAACAAATAGACCAATTTCTGAACAACTTCTTTCTCAGTTACTCAAAATATAAAGATCAAATGCTCCATAAGCAAAGAGAAATGGTCGAACATTTGTCTGTCCCAATCATTCCAGTAAGTGAGACTGTTTCAGTTCTGCCTCTAATTGGCACAATTGACTCTTTTAGAATTCGAATCATTGAAGAGAAAGTCTTAAATGAAATTGCTAACACAAGGTTCCAAAACTTAGTGATCGACCTATCCGGTGTAGCCATGATGGATAAGGATGTTATCGACTACTTCCAAAAGATCCTGACTGGTGTGGCCATGATGGGCTGCAAAGGCATTCTCACCGGACTCCGACCAGACCTTGTAAGAAAAATGGTCCATGGAGGTATTCTTTTTGAAAAAGATACAGAAACAAGAGGGACCCTTAAAGAGACTTTAAAAAATTACCTATGA
- a CDS encoding acyl-ACP desaturase, with product MLTNHLDFRLEPKVRELYEEHKKRAEKIDWGYHEFLPWDKAQDFRRVPWEESQVTLPGSVITAVETALLTEVNLPWFTSYLDQTFKGSLTVIKDFVHTWTAEEDQHSNLLETYLLITRNVNPDRLHQLHKQTVENGWNPDFHTPFETMVYTSLQELATMVFYNNVAKVAGPHDRDLSSLLRRLAKDETLHYAFYRDVIKYHLQLEPNYCYYLGNVIMNFKMPGAIMPDFEDRMSIIAKEANYGPLEYFDQVLDVIVDYWEIEKLRPIAPEAEKARLDILKYHARLKRVRDRFYKTK from the coding sequence TTGCTAACTAACCATTTAGATTTCAGACTTGAACCAAAGGTCAGGGAGTTATATGAGGAGCACAAAAAGAGGGCGGAAAAAATTGACTGGGGCTATCATGAATTTCTGCCATGGGACAAGGCTCAGGATTTCAGGCGTGTTCCCTGGGAAGAAAGCCAGGTGACACTGCCCGGATCTGTTATCACCGCTGTTGAAACAGCTCTTTTAACGGAAGTGAATCTGCCGTGGTTTACTTCTTATCTGGATCAGACCTTCAAAGGATCTTTAACGGTCATCAAGGATTTTGTCCATACCTGGACAGCAGAAGAGGACCAGCATTCAAACCTGCTGGAAACGTATCTATTAATTACTCGGAATGTCAATCCAGACCGGCTTCACCAACTACATAAGCAAACCGTTGAAAATGGCTGGAACCCTGACTTCCATACGCCATTTGAGACGATGGTTTATACCTCTTTGCAGGAGCTGGCCACCATGGTCTTTTATAATAATGTGGCAAAGGTAGCGGGTCCTCATGATCGGGATTTATCAAGCCTGCTGCGCCGCCTGGCAAAGGATGAGACCTTGCATTATGCCTTTTACCGGGATGTCATTAAATATCATCTGCAATTGGAGCCTAATTACTGCTACTACCTGGGGAATGTCATCATGAACTTCAAAATGCCTGGTGCCATCATGCCTGACTTTGAAGACCGCATGTCCATCATTGCCAAAGAAGCCAATTACGGCCCGCTCGAGTATTTTGATCAGGTACTTGATGTCATTGTAGACTACTGGGAAATTGAAAAGCTGCGGCCGATCGCGCCAGAAGCTGAAAAAGCAAGGCTTGATATCCTGAAGTATCATGCCCGCTTAAAAAGAGTGAGGGACAGGTTTTATAAGACAAAGTGA
- a CDS encoding ring-cleaving dioxygenase produces the protein MQKTAGIHHITAMVNDAQRNIDFYAGVLGLRLVKKTINFDRPEVYHLYFANESGDPGTVITFFPWANQQKGRIGTGQVGVTSYVIPTGSLSFWKERLRRFGVRFIQNVRYGENYLQFQDPDGLELELVERDEGPVNSWSFGGVTPDVAIKGFGGATLISAQPHKTAEVLEGILGLKNIGQEENFLRFKSAAEIGNTIDIKLTPSVRGLMGAGTVHHIAWRAKDEEEHKRWRELLVEKGYYPTEILDRNYFKALYFHEGGGILFEIATDPPGFTVDEPMDALGEKLMLPSWLESRREEFEEMLPKVEARVLKGDK, from the coding sequence ATGCAGAAAACAGCAGGTATCCACCATATTACCGCGATGGTAAACGATGCGCAAAGGAATATTGATTTTTATGCAGGCGTACTTGGGTTAAGACTTGTGAAGAAAACAATCAACTTTGACCGCCCTGAAGTGTATCATCTTTATTTTGCCAATGAAAGCGGGGATCCGGGAACTGTCATCACCTTTTTTCCATGGGCGAACCAGCAGAAAGGCCGAATCGGCACGGGACAGGTCGGGGTGACTAGCTATGTCATTCCAACTGGTTCTCTTTCTTTTTGGAAGGAACGGTTGAGACGGTTTGGCGTCAGGTTCATCCAGAATGTCCGGTATGGAGAAAACTATTTGCAATTCCAGGATCCAGACGGACTGGAACTGGAACTGGTCGAACGAGATGAAGGTCCCGTAAATAGCTGGAGCTTCGGAGGAGTTACTCCTGATGTTGCGATCAAAGGGTTTGGCGGAGCGACATTGATTTCGGCCCAGCCTCATAAAACAGCAGAGGTGCTGGAGGGGATCCTCGGACTAAAGAATATTGGCCAGGAAGAAAACTTCCTAAGGTTCAAATCAGCAGCTGAGATTGGCAATACCATCGATATCAAGCTCACTCCGTCCGTCCGTGGATTGATGGGAGCAGGAACGGTCCACCATATCGCATGGAGAGCGAAGGATGAAGAGGAGCATAAAAGGTGGAGAGAGCTTCTCGTGGAGAAAGGCTATTATCCAACAGAGATTCTTGACCGGAATTACTTCAAAGCTTTGTATTTCCACGAAGGCGGGGGCATTCTGTTTGAAATAGCGACCGATCCACCAGGTTTTACAGTGGATGAACCAATGGATGCTTTAGGTGAAAAATTGATGCTGCCATCGTGGCTGGAATCAAGACGGGAAGAATTTGAGGAAATGCTGCCAAAGGTAGAAGCTCGTGTTTTGAAGGGAGATAAATAA